A single window of Anomaloglossus baeobatrachus isolate aAnoBae1 chromosome 9, aAnoBae1.hap1, whole genome shotgun sequence DNA harbors:
- the LOC142250487 gene encoding uncharacterized protein LOC142250487, which produces MSSNKQEFIREVIEMYQSLPCLWKIKSVDYSNRYKKKQAYEQLIELFQRHNPTETITTEIVRKKIQGLRTVYKKELNKVEKASKSGAGTEELYVPKLWYYDLLAFIRDQEVPRTITSLSLGPGTQPEVRSDTTVGDDRCEAGPIVTGGDDEIAGTSEETAEAPLPRRISSTRKRQPNNSSSTDLMDMAKKILDQHSRPSICGFAQLTDERLRKLDDKQRVHVERVMLEALNKASEGKLTDSSKVCDVEHRQQSSWDQVPWMRMEPPPHLQHDPPAQYPMFPPTNQFFSPQRQHLNDSNKQYQNL; this is translated from the exons atgtcttccaacAAACAAGAATTCATAAGGGAGGTGATTGAGATGTATCaatccctgccttgtttgtggaaGATAAAGTCTGTCGATTACAGCAATCGATACAAGAAAAAGCAGGCCTATGAGCAGCTTATTGAACTGTTCCAGAGGCATAACCCTACGGAGACCATTACGACAGAGATTGTGCGAAAGAAAATCCAGGGTCTTCGCACCgtttataaaaaggaactaaataaggtggaaaaggccagcaaatctggtgccggaacggaggaactttacgttccaaagctttggtactacgatttgctggccttcaTAAGAGACCAAGAGGTACCACGGACAATAACATCGCTGTCCTTGGGTCCGGGAACACAGCCTGAGGTCCGGTCTGACACCacagttggagat gatcgttgtgaagctgggccaatagtgacaggtggtgatgatgaaattgccgggacttccgaggagaccgcagaagctccattaccgcggcggatctcctcgacccgtaagaggcagccgaacaactcatcttcaacagaccttatggatatggcgaagaaaatcctggatcagcacagcagaccatccatttgcggatttgcccagcttacggatgaaagactccgtaagctggatgacaaacaaagagttcatgtcgaaagggtcatgctggaggccctcaacaaggcgtcagaggggaaactgacagactcctcaaAAGTGTGTGACGTAGAACATCGACAACAGTCTTCATGGGATCAAGTGCcatggatgaggatggagcctccaccacacctccagcatgacccccccgcacagtatcccatgttccccccaacgaaccaatttttcagcccacagaggcaacatttaaatgactcgaataagcaataccaaaatttatag